From a single Bacillus pumilus genomic region:
- a CDS encoding YkuS family protein gives MTRIGVEPSLSDVEELLKQKGYDVVRIQNEQQMDQCDCYVVTGLDSNVLGISDTTTKASVITASGMTADEICQEVEQRVQ, from the coding sequence ATGACAAGAATTGGTGTAGAACCATCTTTATCCGATGTAGAAGAACTACTGAAGCAAAAAGGATATGACGTCGTACGTATTCAAAATGAACAGCAAATGGATCAGTGTGACTGCTATGTGGTCACAGGACTGGATTCAAATGTTCTTGGCATTTCAGACACAACGACAAAGGCATCTGTGATTACCGCCTCAGGTATGACGGCAGATGAAATTTGTCAAGAAGTCGAACAGCGTGTTCAATAG